Proteins from a single region of Psilocybe cubensis strain MGC-MH-2018 chromosome 3, whole genome shotgun sequence:
- a CDS encoding Pumilio domain-containing protein C6G9.14, with amino-acid sequence MCHTDSCSESSINADKDEWQVWGPTVGSEIHYPTLRPTHDRPDNTTVPPPNIFLPHMPPPQENETGRIETSAPVASNPSPKFLDAGHVNPQNVPRSLLTTTPSSAVVFSGPEAKRPSPMTHMLVSSVHRGNRKSRRPYLFTDCTTLMSDFRKNREKHWEFSEILGHVVEFSNDQHGSRFIQGKLETITDEQKQRAFEEIHPKHTEELIQNVFGNYVIQKFLDHGMMGQKDAIADVVIRRALDFSIHIYGCRVVQKLIDYVPESGHKIIIQLLEKDILTCIKNPHGNHVIQKIIQVVNPNLLTFLPSISENILDLATHSYGCRVLQRCLEYISPEYLEGLLESIHRHTIELMQDQYGNYVIQFIIEQGRAKDRNIVISKIIKNLVALSHHKYASNVCEKALVHTDSDGRHKLIQEIMTMAPDFDNTIVKMMNDQYANYVLQRSLLLVEGNQRETLFARVKPLVLALREATPQNTKRQGPLLSIERIVNDFYQTQPQRPRQVAENSA; translated from the exons ATGTGCCATACCGATTCGTGTAGTGAGTCGTCCATCAATGCCGATAAAGATGAATGGCAG GTATGGGGACCAACAGTTGGATCAGAAATACATTACCCAACTTTAAGGCCAACTCATGACCGTCCTGATAATACGACTGTACCGCCTCCGAATATATTTCTCCCGCATATGCCACCGCCCCAAGAGAATGAAACTGGTCGGATCGAAACATCTGCACCGGTAGCTTCTAATCCAAGCCCA AAATTTCTCGACGCTGGACATGTTAACCCTCAAAATGTTCCGCGTTCTTTACTTACCACAACGCCGTCGAGTGCAGTTGTCTTTTCTGGACCGGAGGCTAAGCGCCCGTCGCCGATGACCCATATGCTTGTATCGTCGGTCCACCGTGGAAACCGCAAATCTCGGCGCCCGTATCTGTTTACAGACTGCACCACTCTTATGAGCGATTTTAGAAAGAACCGTGAAAAACATTGGGAATTTTCG GAAATCCTCGGGCATGTCGTAGAATTCAGTAATGATCAACATGGATCACGTTTTATCCAAGGCAAGCTTGAGACAATTACTGATGAGCAAAAGCAACGCGCTTTCGAGGAAATCCACCCGAAACACACAGAAGAATTAATTCAGAATGTTTTTGGGAATTAT GTTATTCAAAAATTTCTCGACCATGGGATGATGGGTCAAAAAGATGCGATTGCCGATGTGGTGATACGGCGAGCGCTAGATTTTTCGATTCACATATATGGCTGCCGGGTGGTTCAAAAG CTAATCGATTATGTTCCGGAATCTGGCCACAAAATCATAATCCAACTCCTGGAAAAAGATATTTTAACCTGCATCAAAAACCCTCACGGAAATCAT GTCATCCAAAAAATAATCCAGGTAGTAAATCCTAACCTATTAACGTTCTTACCTTCAATAAGTGAAAACATACTGGACCTTGCAACCCATTCATATGGATGTCGTGTACTGCAGAGGTGCCTCGAATATATTTCTCCGGAATACCTTGAAGGTCTTCTAGAATCTATTCATCGCCATACAATCGAATTGATGCAAGATCAGTATGGC AACTATGTTATACAATTCATTATCGAGCAAGGACGAGCAAAGGACAGAAACATAGTAATTTCCAAAATAATCAAGAATCTTGTTGCCTTGTCGCATCATAAGTATGCTTCCAATGTTTGCGAGAAAGCCCTCGTTCACACCGATAGCGATGGTCGACACAAATTAATACAAGAAATCATGACGATGGCTCCAGATTTTGATAATACCATTGTTAAGATGATGAATGATCAGTATGCCA ATTATGTTTTGCAGCGCTCTTTACTTCTGGTggaaggcaatcaacgagaAACTTTATTCGCTCGAGTTAAACCTCTCGTCCTTGCACTACGGGAAGCAACCCCTCAGAATACTAAGCGGCAAGGACCGCTTTTATCAA TCGAACGGATAGTGAATGACTTTTACCAAACACAGCCGCAACGTCCTAGACAGGTTGCCGAAAACTCCGCTTGA
- a CDS encoding Kinesin heavy chain has translation MASSNNIKVVCRFRPVNAIEQREGGDIVVSFDDNLQTAYLKSAAVSSGPEKDGFTFDRVFPMGTTQHEVFDYGVKDIVKDVLDGYNGTVFAYGQTGSGKTFTMMGADIDSEELKGIIPRITEQIFRSIVESDAHLEYVVKVSYMEIYLERIRDLLAPQNDNLQVHEEKSKGVYVKNLSDYYVSSATEVYEIMRTGGAARVVTSTNMNAESSRSHSIFLITIQQRNTETGAQKTGNLYLVDLAGSEKVGKTGASGQTLEEAKKINKSLSALGMVINALTDSKAKHIPYRDSKLTRILQESLGGNSRTTLIINCSPSSYNEAETLSTLRFGIRAKSIKNSARVNAELSPLELKGLLAKTQLANTSYQKYIAALEEELARWRGGETVDEADWVLPSKAGAALKAASSAKKTPTSPTPSTPASTSRSMTPVNPNIEGLRSELESRPATPTVIGLDKDEREDFLKRENELSDALAERESTLAAAEKLVKELREELAFLKEQEASVNKENKAMSSQLNELRLQVERLDYDNKESVITVDILKEQNQDAKAELEELRKQIAELKSAQKDASAEDKEKRKQEKMAMMMAKFDTQGAFSEKDEQLRQILAKLDNVDQEASGALTADDITAIRRQLSEGQTLVKETVDRLRQVQEENEMITRRRDELEARVTSLETDYEELLEKTIHDEEANNGDVADIMSDLKNKLEIQYSAKRDALLSEVSDLKQQLEVRNNEVRSLNASIESLKSVNEELKRAFAVTSAGIEGGKNLAESAQDLERTRKAINVQLAEFDGVKKSLMRDLQNRCEKVVELEIQLDEMKEQYSNVIRNSNNKAQQKKMAFLERNLEQLTLVQKQLVDQNSSLKKEAGIAERKLLARNERIQNLETLLQDADRRLSVQNQKFETQLQAVKERLDQARAQKAVTSSTLNFGRIAKPLRGGGGASIPSPIVPIGGGSSSANPLSRVQNEDAGYRASWFFNSR, from the exons ATGGCAAGCTCTAATAACATCAAGGTAGTCTGTCG GTTTCGTCCCGTCAACGCGATCGAGCAAAGGGAAGGCGGCGACATCGTTGTTTCTTTCGATGACAACTTGCAGACCGCGTACCTCAAATCAGCTGCGGTCAGCTCGGGTCCTGAGAAAGATGGGTTTACTTTCGACAGGGTGTTCCCTATGGGCACGACTCAACATGAAGTGTTTGACTATGGTGTTAAAGA CATCGTCAAAG ACGTTTTGGATGGTTACAATGGCACGGTGTTTGCATACGGTCAAACTGGTAGCGGAAAGACGTTCACAATGATG GGCGCCGATATCGACTCTGAAGAGCTGAAGGGGATAATTCCTCGTATCACCGAGCAAATTTTTCGGTCAATCGTAGAGAGTGACGCTCATCTGGAATATGTCGTGAAAGTGTCCTATATGGAAATCTACCTCGAAAGAATTCGGGATTTGCTTGCTC CTCAAAACGACAATTTGCAAGTCCACGAAGAGAAATCAAAGGGTGTTTATGTCAAGAATCTTTCTGACTACTACGTCAGTAGTGCGACTGAGGTCTATGAGATCATGCGGACAGGAGGCGCTGCTAGGGTTGTTACATCGACAA ACATGAACGCTGAATCATCCCGGTCACATTCGATTTTTCTGATTACGATTCAACAGCGAAATACTGAAACGGGGGCCCAAAAGACAGGAAATCTATATCTAGTCGATCTCGCTGGTTCGGAGAAAGTTGGAAAGACAGGAGCTTCGGGCCAGACATTAGAAGAGGCCAAAAAGATCAACAAGTCTTTGTCTGCTCTTGGTATGGTTATTAATGCCCTGACCGATAGCAAA GCAAAGCACATTCCATACCGTGACTCCAAACTCACACGTATTCTACAAGAATCTCTCGGGGGAAACTCTCGAACAACACTAATTATCAATTGCTCTCCATCATCGTACAACGAAGCTGAGACCCTTTCTACACTTCGATTTGGTATTCGCGCGAAATCCATTAAGAACTCTGCTCGTGTTAATGCTGAACTCTCGCCACTGGAGTTGAAAGGTTTGCTTGCGAAGACACAGTTGGCAAATACATCATACCAGAAGTATATCGCGGCCTTGGAGGAGGAACTGGCACGATGGCGTGGTGGGGAGACCGTGGACGAGGCTGATTGGGTATTACCCAGTAAAGCCGGAGCTGCTTTGAAGGCAGCTTCGTCGGCAAAGAAGACGCCAACCTCACCTACCCCATCGACACCTGCATCAACATCTCGCAGTATGACTCCTGTAAATCCAAACATCGAAGGTCTCAGAAGCGAGCTCGAGTCACGTCCGGCGACACCAACTGTTATTGGTTTGGATAAAGACGAAAGAGAGGATTTCTTGAAGCGCGAGAATGAGTTAAGCGATGCCCTTGCCGAAAGAGAATCGACACTTGCCGCTGCTGAGAAACTCGTGAAAGAGTTGAGGGAAGAATTAGCGTTTTTGAAAGAACAGGAGGCTTCAGTTAACAAG GAAAACAAAGCGATGTCCAGTCAGCTGAACGAACTGAGATTACAAGTTGAACGATTAGATTACGACAACAAGGAGAGTGTCATCACGGTTGACATCCTTAAAGAACAGAATCAAGACGCCAAAGCTGAGTTAGAAGAGCTCAGGAAGCAAATAGCAGAGTTGAAGTCAGCCCAAAAAGACGCATCAGCAGAAGATAAAGAGAAACGCAAGCAAGAGAAGATGGCCATGATGATGGCCAAATTCGATACC CAAGGTGCTTTCTCCGAGAAAGACGAGCAATTACGCCAGATTCTCGCCAAACTTGACAACGTTGATCAGGAAGCTTCCGGCGCGCTGACCGCCGACGATATCACAGCCATTAGAAGACAACTTTCCGAAGGCCAAACCCTCGTTAAAGAAACCGTTGATCGTCTTCGACAGGTTCAGGAGGAGAATGAGATGATCACTCGCCGAAGGGATGAATTAGAGGCGAGAGTGACGTCGTTGGAAACTGACTATGAGGAATTGCTGG AAAAAACAATACATGACGAAGAGGCCAATAATGGCGATGTAGCCGACATAATGTCCGACCTCAAA AATAAATTGGAGATTCAGTATTCGGCCAAACGTGATGCGCTATTGAGCGAAGTGTCTGACCTGAAACAGCAGCTAGAAGTCAGGAACAATGAAGTTCGAAGCCTTAACGCATCAATCGAAAGTCTGAAGAGTGTCAATGAAGAGCTGAAG CGCGCGTTTGCCGTTACCTCTGCCGGTATAGAAGGCGGCAAGAATCTTGCAGAGAGTGCACAAGATCTcgaaagaacaagaaaggCGATAAATGTGCAGCTCGCAGAGTTCGATGGCGTCAAGAAATCTCTCATGCGGGACCTACAAAATCGTTGTGAAAAG GTTGTGGAGTTAGAAATTCAATTGGATGAGATGAAGGAGCAGTACAGCAATGTAATTCGAAACAGTAACAACAAAGcgcagcagaagaagatggcTTTCCTCGAACGCAATCTAGAGCAGCTGACATTGGTCCAAAAACAG CTTGTCGATCAAAATTCATCACTGAAAAAAGAAGCTGGCATTGCAGAGCGCAAATTGCTTGCGCGCAACGAGCGAATTCAAAACTTAGAGACTTTGCTTCAAGATGCAGATCGACGACTTTCTGTTCAAAACCAGAAATTCGAGACGCAGTTGCAAGCAGTCAAAGAGCGGTTGGATCAAGCTAGGG CCCAGAAAGCTGTCACGTCCTCTACACTGAATTTCGGCCGCATAGCAAAACCTTTgcgaggaggtggaggtgccAGTATACCAAGTCCGATTGTCCCCATTGGTGGCGGATCTTCTTCCGCTAACCCTCTCTCTCGGGTTCAGAACGAAGATGCAGGGTAT CGGGCTTCATGGTTCTTCAATTCTCGATAA
- a CDS encoding Transcription elongation factor 1-like protein (Transcription elongation factor 1 homolog), whose protein sequence is MGKRKKSSRKPGPARQKVPLDTTFTCLFCHHDKSVTVRLDRKEGVAQLVCRVCDQRYQSKVNHLTEPIDIYSEWIDAADAAQREEQIARRPVASSSRPIPVPASVDSEDEE, encoded by the exons ATGGGTAAGCGAAAGAAGTCTTCCAGGAAACCAGGCCCTGCTAGACAAAAGGTCCCTCTTG ACACCACCTTTACCTGTCTGTTCTGTCATCATGACAAGTCTGTAACCGTCAGACTCGATAGAAAAGAGGGTGTTGCCCAATTAGTATGCAGAGTATGTGATCAGAGGTATCAGAGCAAAGTCAATC ATTTGACTGAGCCCATCGATATCTACTCGGAGTGGATAGACGCCGCAGATGCCGCACAACGCGAGGAGCAGATCGCACGTCGCCCTGTGGCGTCATCCAGTCGACCAATTCCCGTCCCCGCGTCTGTGGATAgtgaagacgaagaatag
- a CDS encoding Kinesin-like protein bimC, whose translation MAARRPVTSRARVNNNLNPMPPPQQLQRPKSVMSRPPSASSQRVSSDIQESSGTSSKRQGDDGDTNIQVILRCRARSQREIDEEQTVIVDIDGEKAKELIIQTAKSNSSLGMHTRAPTRTYTYDIVFGPEATQSMVFHDVVAPMVKEVTEGYNCTVFAYGQTGTGKTYTMQGELAPSPVGGPAVSAGIIPRVLFRLFHELEKAHTDFIVKISYIELYNEELRDLLAAELSAPSTLTQPMGKDAKGGEQKLNIFDDVNKRGVIIQGLEEIPVKDSKQALALLTKGSERRQIAATNFNEHSSRSHSIFSITVQIKEPSAAGDDLIKIGKLNLVDLAGSENIGRSGAENKRAREAGMINQSLLTLGRVINALVDKSQHVPYRESKLTRLLQDSLGGRTKTCIIATISPSSLNYEETISTLDYALRAKSIRNKPEVNQRMTRNSLLKDYIIEIEQLKADLLAAREKNGIYFSEETWKQRVAESELRETELIEAKKQVTIIENQMRAVRDEYDQSIALLKRREEELEETRGVLKQTENNLRQREVELAHMTEQYEKEVVVRKAHQQTEASINGVALGLKKVTEESLRDLGGAFEKLDRKNNVFASNRRIVSENEELIRAYADALMKKLTELDQLMKSLRGNVEEENTMHLSSQQQAIIAQVEKVNVHFEGAQDLFQQIEKYEGAGERILSNFKDQLNKAYSSFTSEVSSWSEKATTECTQYSNNAMEIGIGQLDILEESISILTSLLNRISRDVQIYLHDERASLTELRKLAETSTAQELQYLQRQNEILAEMLINERKAADKAKNDLLQRVSGLLGDFLQQRDESLRESVGSLQRSNAEVTALLKATCERQSDLYNNLSTTNGELQSQMGQANEEGNEEKEKTIQNTATAKAKIGTSLKEVETAMTSSITSHSTWANRQIRSMGKSLNSAFEEYNRAKRARVEAIDGMHANIESHHSVQHNFLVSISNEMERHGSQVNSSVKEQSAIMKEYQVAASKNLESVERARATIANMGNKDDIPTGSTPRKRKWQYVDEWALTQSREELLKNWKQDPVADDESSEQEDRPESSSSHRTSDAAIRRTHIRTDSVQSENVALPILEVQEGRKFETVKKADSPAEPLVESRKRNVFPVDHPFLRSVAELASVTRWFVVAKLFPYLSEYKIKPIALTFVLAPLPNALFSHCGSDELSSSYESSAPAVDLGRFITSIFVVTGFALPIVLAHSNVIDPKACAMSITGGGLVYATIIAYSAAFRQEDSDYD comes from the exons ATGGCTGCCCGCCGTCCGGTCACTTCTCGTGCGCGAGTAAACAACAATCTCAACCCCATGCCGCCACCGCAACAGCTGCAACGCCCAAAGTCTGTCATGTCCCGGCcgccttctgcctcttcGCAGAGGGTTTCTTCTGATATTCAGGAATCGTCCGGAACCTCATCTAAACGCCAGGGAGACGATGGAGACACTAATATTCAAGTAATTTTGCGTTGTCGTGCCCGTTCTCAGCGAGAAATCGACGAAGAACAAACGGTCATTGTCGATATTGACGGAGAGAAGGCCAAAGAACTAATTATACAGACTGCCAAATCCAACTCCAGTCTAGGAATGCATACTCGAGCGCCTACACGGACTTATACATATGATATTGTTTTTGGTCCAGAAGCTACTCAAAGCATGGTTTTTCACGACGTTGTTGCACCTATGGTGAAGGAGGTTACAGAGGGATACAACTGTACTGTGTTTGCATACGGGCAAACGGGAACAGGAAAAAC GTATACCATGCAGGGAGAATTGGCGCCATCTCCTGTAGGTGGGCCCGCTGTTAGTGCGGGAATCATACCGCGCGTCCTGTTTCGTCTGTTTCATGAGCTTGAAAAAGCGCATACGGACTTCATCGTCAAGATCTCCTATATTGAACTTTATAATGAAGAACTACGTGACCTGCTTGCCGCTGAACTTTCAGCCCCATCTACTCTCACTCAACCAATGGGGAAGGACGCCAAAGGGGGCGAACAAAAGCTTAATATCTTTGACGATGTCAACAAACGCGGTGTTATCATCCAAGGCTTGGAAGAAATCCCGGTGAAAGACTCGAAGCAGGCACTGGCTCTACTTACCAAAGGCAGTGAACGGAGGCAGATCGCTGCTACGAATTTTAACGAACACTCTAGTCGCTCTCACTCGATTTTCTCCATCACTGTTCAAATTAAAGAACCCTCAGCTGCTGGGGATGATTTAATCAAAATTGGAAAGCTTAACTTGGTGGATCTGGCTGGTTCTGAAAACATTGGACGTTCCGGCGCCGAAAATAAGAGAGCAAGAGAAGCTGGTATGATCAATCAAAGTTTGCTCACCCTTGGTCGAGTGATAAATGCGCTGGTGGATAAATCCCAGCACGTCCCTTATCG AGAGTCCAAATTAACTCGACTTCTTCAAGACTCCCTCGGAGGGCGTACGAAGACATGTATCATTGCCACGATATCACCATCTAGTCTCAACTACGAGGAAACCATCTCTACCCTGGATTATGCTCTTCGCGCCAAATCTATACGAAATAAGCCCGAGGTCAACCAACGTATGACGCGCAACTCGCTTCTCAAGGATTATATCATTGAGATCGAACAGCTTAAAGCTGACCTTCTTGCTGCTCGCGAGAAGAACGGTATATATTTCTCTGAGGAGACCTGGAAACAGCGCGTGGCGGAAAGCGAACTACGCGAAACAGAACTGATCGAAGCGAAGAAGCAGGTCACGATCATTGAGAACCAGATGCGAGCCGTTCGCGATGAATACGATCAAAGCATAGCTTTGCTCAAGCGCCGGGAGGAAGAGTTAGAAGAGACGAGAGGAGTGCTCAAACAAACAGAGAACAATCTACGCCAACGCGAGGTGGAGCTTGCTCATATGACTGAACAATATGAGAAGGAGGTTGTTGTTCGTAAAGCCCATCAGCAGACTGAGGCTTCTATCAACGGTGTTGCATTGGGGCTCAAAAAGGTCACTGAAGAAAGTCTGCGTGATCTTGGAGGCGCCTTTGAGAAACTGG ATCGCAAAAACAATGTTTTTGCGTCAAATAGACGTATTGTCTCGGAGAACGAAGAGCTTATCCGCGCATACGCAGATGCACTTATGAAAAAATTGACTGAGCTTGACCAGCTTATGAAGTCGTTAAGGGGGAacgtcgaagaagaaaatacaaTGCATCTCTCTTCCCAGCAACAGGCAATAATTGCACAAGTGGAAAAGGTTAATGTCCACTTTGAAGGCGCCCAAGATCTATTTCAACAGATCGAGAAGTATGAAGGTGCCGGTGAACGCATTCTATCCAACTTTAAAGACCAACTAAACAAGGCATATTCGTCCTTCACCTCGGAGGTGTCTTCCTGGTCCGAGAAGGCGACTACAGAGTGCACACAGTATTCAAACAATGCCATGGAGATCGGCATCGGACAACTTGACATATTGGAGGAATCCATATCCATTCTGACATCGCTCTTGAACCGAATATCTCGCGACGTGCAAATCTATCTTCATGACGAACGTGCCTCCCTGACAGAGTTGCGAAAACTAGCGGAAACATCTACCGCCCAGGAGCTGCAATATCTCCAACGCCAGAATGAAATATTGGCAGAAATGTTGATTAATGAGCGAAAAGCAGCGGATAAGGCCAAGAATGATCTACTTCAGCGCGTTTCGGGGCTTTTGGGTGACTTCTTGCAACAACGCGACGAGTCGCTGAGGGAATCCGTCGGCAGCTTGCAGCGCAGTAATGCGGAGGTCACAGCACTTCTGAAAGCGACCTGTGAACGTCAATCCGATCTGTACAATAACCTATCAACTACAAATGGGGAGTTGCAAAGCCAGATGGGGCAGGCAAACGAAGAAGGcaatgaagagaaagagaagacaaTTCAG AATACTGCCACGGCAAAAGCAAAAATTGGTACATCACTAAAGGAAGTTGAAACTGCGATGACCAGCTCAATAACTTCCCATTCCACGTGGGCAAACCGTCAGATACGTTCTATGGGCAAATCTTTGAATAGTG CTTTCGAAGAATACAATAGAGCAAAACGCGCAAGAGTCGAGGCAATAGATGGAATGCACGCAAATATTGAAAGTCATCATTCTGTTCAACACAATTTCCTCGTGTCGATTTCCAATGAAATGGAAAGACATGGTAGCCAAGTTAATTCTTCT GTCAAAGAACAGAGTGCAATTATGAAGGAATACCAAGTTGCCGCTAGCAAGAATTTGGAATCTGTTGAGCGCGCCAGAGCTACCATCGCCAACATGGGCAACAAAGACGACATTCCTACCGGTAGTACTCCACGCAAGAGGAAATGGCAGTATGTTGACGAATGGGCTCTAACCCAAAGCCGAGAGGAACTGCTGAAAAACTGGAAGCAAGACCCTGTGGCCGATGACGAAAGTAGCGAACAAGAGGACAGACCGGAATCCTCCAGTAGCCATCGTACTTCAGATGCCGCAATACGCAGAACTCATATCCGAACGGACTCAGTTCAATCAGAGAATGTCGCCCTGCCTATTCTAGAGGTGCAAGAGGGACGAAAGTTTGAGACTGTCAAAAAAGCTGACTCTCCCGCTGAACCGTTGGTTGAATCCAGAAAACGCAATGT GTTTCCTGTTGATCATCCTTTCCTGCGCTCTGTGGCAGAACTGGCTTCCGTTACTCGTTGGTTCGTCGTCGCCAAACTGTTTCCTTATCTATCTGAATACAAAATAAAACCAATAGCGTTGACCTTTGTATTGGCACCTCTTCCAAATGCTCTCTTCTCACACTGCGGTTCGGATGAACTCTCTTCGAGTTACGAAAGTTCAGCACCAGCGGTGGACCTTGGACGTTTCATTACATCTATATTCGTTGTGACAGGATTTGCCTTGCCGATTGTGCTTGCACATTCCAACGTTATCGACCCGAAAGCTTGTGCCATGTCTATTACAGGAGGAGG GCTTGTGTATGCTACAATTATTGCATACTCAGCGGCTTTCCGTCAGGAAGACTCCGATTATGATTAA